The following coding sequences lie in one Bifidobacteriaceae bacterium genomic window:
- a CDS encoding ATP-binding protein has protein sequence MSHALQSPLGRLLPRHAGPGVVEALGDTRVVLVNGARQCGKSTLVSQIGRNLKASWRSLDNASNRQAAAFDPTGFVRGDGLVVIDEIQRDPELLLAIKETVDADPRPGRFLLTGSARVLGLRKLPDSLPGRMETIELWPLSQGEIDGRADGFVDAVFADGPEFGHQSDQNRDDYVDRILRGGFPAAVARTGNRRAAFFNNYMADLINRDVVQLSAIERGPELRALIRLLAARSGQLLVPGNLAGELGLPQSTVQRYLSLMEEVFLIKRIPAWSRNLGSRAISTPKAAFVDSGIAANILGQDQTSLRRVGGNALGGLMEGFVAMEIARQLTWSKTQAELFHYRTKDKTEVDILLENRRSEVVAIDVKASTTVRPDDFAGINHLSARVGDDLLAGLVLYTGQTTLAFGPKNRAVPISAVWEADPAVSSAAG, from the coding sequence ATGAGCCATGCGCTGCAGTCTCCTTTGGGCCGCCTCTTGCCCCGCCACGCGGGCCCTGGCGTGGTCGAGGCGCTGGGCGACACGCGAGTTGTCTTGGTCAACGGCGCCCGCCAATGCGGCAAGTCGACTTTGGTTTCCCAGATTGGCCGCAATCTAAAGGCAAGTTGGCGCAGCCTGGACAACGCGTCCAATCGGCAAGCGGCGGCCTTCGATCCGACCGGGTTTGTCCGGGGAGACGGACTAGTGGTGATCGACGAAATCCAACGGGATCCGGAGCTGCTTCTAGCGATCAAGGAGACGGTGGACGCCGACCCGCGGCCGGGCCGGTTTCTGTTGACGGGTTCGGCCCGTGTTCTTGGCTTGCGCAAACTGCCGGATTCCCTTCCCGGCAGGATGGAGACCATCGAGTTGTGGCCCTTGTCGCAAGGCGAGATCGATGGCCGAGCCGATGGATTTGTGGACGCGGTCTTCGCGGACGGCCCGGAATTCGGTCATCAGTCTGATCAGAACAGAGATGACTACGTGGACCGGATCCTCCGCGGCGGTTTCCCGGCGGCGGTGGCGCGGACCGGAAACAGGCGCGCGGCGTTCTTTAACAACTACATGGCTGACTTGATCAACCGGGATGTCGTCCAACTATCGGCAATCGAGCGCGGCCCTGAGTTGCGCGCGCTCATTCGGCTGCTGGCGGCGCGGTCCGGTCAGTTGCTGGTCCCCGGAAACCTGGCCGGCGAGCTTGGCCTGCCCCAAAGCACGGTTCAGCGTTATCTCAGCCTCATGGAGGAGGTGTTTCTCATCAAGCGCATCCCGGCCTGGTCGCGCAACCTTGGATCTCGCGCTATCTCGACACCCAAAGCGGCGTTCGTCGACTCGGGAATCGCCGCCAACATCTTGGGCCAGGACCAGACAAGTCTGCGGCGAGTCGGTGGCAACGCACTGGGGGGACTCATGGAGGGATTTGTCGCCATGGAGATCGCGCGCCAGTTGACCTGGTCCAAGACCCAAGCCGAGTTGTTTCACTACCGAACCAAAGACAAGACCGAAGTCGACATCCTGCTGGAGAATCGCCGCAGCGAGGTAGTAGCCATAGACGTGAAGGCGTCTACAACGGTACGCCCGGACGACTTCGCCGGCATCAACCATCTCTCCGCCCGCGTGGGCGACGACCTGCTGGCCGGCCTTGTCCTCTACACCGGCCAGACCACGCTCGCGTTCGGCCCCAAGAACCGGGCCGTCCCGATCAGCGCCGTTTGGGAGGCGGATCCCGCCGTGTCCAGCGCCGCCGGCTAA